A region from the uncultured Holophaga sp. genome encodes:
- a CDS encoding phosphatase PAP2 family protein, which translates to MVRRCLAASLLSLAWLPVCLAQAQAPPQEVRVHKAAVYLSRDAVDPVAVLAQPPVPGSVESDGDLEAVRMSQRFRTPEQVAWATFIDGAGVFHYAAEIGPWFSPERLPRCSALLDQVLDEAWSLTSIAKKRFDRPRPPLLDPGIQPCVHLPRSGSYPSGHAVQAYLGAAVLGDLLPERKEALLDRAHRAAWSRILAGVHYPTDDVAGYRLARAIHRALQASPAYQRELEACRRELDQARASLSKP; encoded by the coding sequence ATGGTCCGCAGATGCCTAGCTGCTTCCCTGCTGTCCCTTGCCTGGCTTCCGGTCTGCTTGGCCCAGGCCCAGGCTCCGCCCCAGGAGGTCCGGGTCCACAAGGCAGCGGTCTACCTGTCCAGAGATGCCGTGGACCCGGTGGCGGTGCTGGCGCAGCCTCCGGTCCCTGGCAGTGTCGAGTCCGATGGGGACCTGGAGGCGGTGAGGATGAGCCAGCGCTTCCGGACACCTGAGCAGGTGGCCTGGGCGACCTTCATTGATGGGGCCGGGGTCTTCCACTATGCTGCGGAGATCGGTCCCTGGTTCAGCCCCGAGCGTCTCCCCCGCTGCAGCGCCCTCCTGGATCAGGTGCTTGACGAAGCTTGGAGCCTCACCTCCATCGCCAAGAAGCGCTTCGACCGGCCCCGGCCTCCCCTGCTGGACCCGGGCATCCAACCCTGCGTCCACCTCCCCCGGAGCGGTTCCTATCCCAGCGGCCATGCGGTCCAGGCCTACCTCGGTGCGGCGGTGCTGGGCGATCTGCTTCCAGAACGGAAGGAGGCCCTCCTGGACCGGGCCCATCGGGCGGCCTGGAGCCGGATCCTCGCCGGGGTCCACTACCCCACCGACGATGTGGCGGGCTACCGCCTGGCCCGGGCCATCCACCGGGCGCTCCAGGCCAGCCCGGCCTACCAGCGGGAGCTGGAGGCCTGCCGCCGGGAGCTGGATCAGGCCAGGGCCAGCCTCTCCAAGCCGTAG